DNA sequence from the Vicia villosa cultivar HV-30 ecotype Madison, WI linkage group LG3, Vvil1.0, whole genome shotgun sequence genome:
CTTTAATCTTAATAATATTTTCATCTGTCCCGGTTATAGAAAACTGACAACCAGTCAAGTGATTTATAACTAGAGTGACTATTATCATTATCGTTATTACTTTACTCCTTATTATAGAAAACTGGCAACTTGTCAAGTGCTCTATAATAAGTATgtctatttttattataaattttgtgTGGAGGTAAACCCCATATACAGTTACTAACTTTACATTTAATGAAAGTTTGAGACTCCTAATGCAaatactaacttttatattttagtgGAGGTTTATAATTCCATTTGcagttactaacttttatattcaATGGAAGTCTGAGACTCCTAATGCAAATACTAACCTTTATATTTAAGTGGAGGTCTATAACCCCATTTGTAGATATTAACTTTTATATTCAATGGAAGTCTAAGACTCCATATGCAAATATTCTTTTATATTCAGTGGAGGTCTAAAACCCCATACGCATATACTATTTTTTATCATATGTGTTCATTCACCATATATGTTATAGATTATAATTATCTCTAACACTTATAATTACTAAATGATATTTAACACACTTAAAATTTGACTACATTTTTTTTACCCCACTTaacctattttttttctttttccttttctccaATGGTCACATAACggccatttttcaaaattatctctaTAAATACTTCTTCTTTCATAACTTTCACACCATTCTCAGACTATCtaaccatatttttcaaatggctaAATTTCTTATTTATTTCATCACTCTACTTGTAATTACGTTGTTTGCTGTCAGTATTATCAACCGTGAAAAATTAGGTAATGATTTTGTAGCTTTAATCATAATTATCGTCTTACCATTACTGATTTTAGCTTGGTTTGTTAGTAGAGATTTTGAAATAATATGTAGTCATGAATTTTGTAACTGAATAAATTGATATTTCTTTTAGTATTAAATATTGATTATGTTCATCTGAATTATAGATATAATCATGTCAAACCTTAAGCATCAATTCAAAATTCTAAGCATAACTGGGGACAACTTCATAACCTGGAACAATGATTTAATAGAGTACCTTACATGTGAGGGACTTAACAAAATCCTTGAAGGAGAAAATTCTGGAAAATCGAAAGACGATCCAGATGAAATGGAAAAGAGAAAGTCAAAAGTAAACAGAATAATCAAGCATCATCTTGATAATGGATTGCAAACAGAATATTCAAATGCTAAAGATCCCAAGATTTTATGGGACAAAATTAAAGCAAGATTTGGACATCAGAAGAAAGTCTTGTTACCCTCATTAGTGGATCAGTGGAACAAGTTAAGGTTTCAAGATTATAAAACTGTCATTGCATATAATTCTGCTATGCACCAAATTGTATCACAGCTAGAATTTTGTGGCAAAATTATAACtgaaaaagaaaagttggaaaaaaCTTTTTCTACTTTTCATGCATCTCAGGTATTATTGCAACAACAATATAAAATGAGGGAATATACTGAGTACTCTGATTTAGTTGCGGCCCTTCTAGCGGCAGAACAAAATAACGAACTCCTTATAAAAAACCACCAGGCACGACCCACAGGAACAATGCCATATCCTGAAACTAATGCCATAACTTTTAATCGTGGGCGTGGTGGCTTTAATCGTCTTAAGATACATGGTGGTCATGTTCATTTTGATGGTAATAATGGTCATGCTCATTTTGATGGTCACAATTAAGGAGGATATCATGGTCGAAACCTTTTCCACGGTCGAAACCATTTTCGTGGAAAAGGACGTGGACGAGGTCATGTGAATAGTTATAGATCCCCCAGATATGACCAAAAAAATTGGAATCGCAAAGGAAAGGGTAAGTATATCCAAGAAGGTCCCTCAAGGAACTATGAAGATATATGCTACAGATGCAGAAAGAAAGGCCATTGGTCTAAGGTGTGTAGAACACCAAAACATTGGTGTAAAAGACAAATGACATATGttgaagaaaagggaaaagaagtgAATTTTAATGAAATTGAACCCAGAAATGATAATACCTATTTTGAGACTGCTGATTTTGTTGGAGGTGAAACAAATTAAGTAACTATTTAAAATATGTATTTGAATAATATTTGGCGTGCttgtttttatatttgaaatatgTATCAACTTAAGTATTTGTATGTTGTTAAGGTGTATTTTATATTTGTATgaaataataatgttaaatatgTTGTTAATTTACTGTATTTaatcttatttctatttttaagaAGGTTAGACATGGAACATGTCAAAGACATTTGCATTCCGGACAGTGGAACTACACACACAATCCTCAAAAGTAAGAAATATTTCACTGAAATAAATCCCACTAAAGGTATAATAAATACAATAGCAGGTCCTACAGATTTGATTGAAGGAACAGGTAATGCTATGTTCATATTACCAAATGGGACaaattttttcattaataatGCTTTATACTCTCCAAAGTCAAAGAGAAATTTGTTAAATTTTAATGACATATATCGTCAAGGATATGATACTGAAACTGCAAGTGGAGGTAATATGAAATACATTAATGTTACTTCTAATGTTTTGGGAAAGAAGAAAATTTTAGAAAAGCTACCAAAACTGCCTTCTGGATTACATTACACATATATACATGAAGTTGAATGCAACTTAGTAGTAAAAGAAGATCccaaaattgtgaatttatggcatGATCGTTTAGGTCACCCTGGTTCAACAATGATGCATAAAATAGTTGAAAGTACACATGGTTATCCATTGAAAAGTTTAAAACTTACAAAAGAAGATAGACCATGTGAAGCTTGCTCTCTTGGAAAACTAATAACAAAGCATTCACCGGGAAAGATTATGAAAGAATCACTTGCATTTCTTGAAAGAATTCAAGGAGACATATATGGACCTATCCATCCATCGTCAGGACCATTCAGGTATTTTATAGTATTGATTGATGCATCTAGTAGATGGTCATATGTATGCTTACTGTCAAGTCGTGATATGGCATtcaaaatttcttgcacaaataaTTAAAGTTAGAGCTCAATTTCCTGATTATACTATAAAGAAAATTAGACTTGACAATGCCGGTGAATTTACATCTGAATCATTTAATAATTATTGCATGTCAATTGGTATTACTGTTGAACATCCTGTTCCTCTTGTACATACACAACATGGTTTAGTTGAGTCATTGATTAAACATCTTCAATATATTGCTAGACCATTAATAATGAGAACTAAATTACTAGTAACTGTTTGGGGTCATGCAACTTTACATGCTGCATCACTTATCCGTCTAAGGTCAAGTGTTGATCATAAACATACCCCTTGTCAACTTGCAATTGTTAAGGAACCAAATATTTCTCATTTAAAGATATTTGGTTGTGCATTATATTTCCCAATATCACCACCACAAAGAACAAAGATGGGACCTCAAAGGAGGTTAGGTATTTATGTGGGGTATGAATCACCATTTATTATTAGATATCTTGAACCTTTAACAGGTGATGTTTTCCAGGCAAGATTTGCTGATTTTCATTTTGACGAAACAATATTTCCAACTCTAGGGGGGAGAATAAAAAACTAGAAAATGACATAACATGGTATGTACCTCATTTATTACATTTGGACCCATATAATAGATCGTGGGAAGAAAATGTAAAGAAAATAGTCCGTTTACAAGATTTAGCAAATCAATTGCCAGATTCATTTATTGATTTAAAAAGAGTAACAAAGTCACATGTACCAGCTATAAATGTTCCTGCTAGGATTGAGgtttcaaatcaaaataatgtAGCAAGTACATCTAAGACACACTTGAAGCATGACCGGCCTATGGGATCCAAAGACAAAAATCCCCGAAAaagaaaggaaatagaaaaggtgAATTTGATTGAAAGTGATCTTGAAAAGACACTAGATAATGATAAATCCAAAATTGAAAAGCGTGCTCTCAAAGAAGCACAAGATGATGAAAATGAGATCAtcgataataaaattaaaaataagaatgaccttgagatttcaattaattatatTGATACAGGAATTTTGTGGAACCGAAAAAGGTATGGATATAgatgaaatattttaattctccattGCATGTGAAATTATTAATGAAAATGATGATCCAGAGCCAAGAACTATGAGTGAATGTCAAAGTAGATATGACTGGAAAAACTGGAAGGATGCAATAGATACTGAGTTAAATTCTCTTAAAAATCGAAAAGTATTTGGCCCTAGTATGGCTATATCAAAAGATATGAAACCGGTTGGGTATAAATTGGTTTTTGTAAGAAAacgaaatgagaaaaatgagattgtCAAATACAAAGCTCGTCTTATTGCACAAGGTTTTTACCAACGACCGGGAATTGATTATGAGGTAACATATTCTCCTGTTATGGATGCTATTACTTTTTGTTATTTAATTGGTTTATCAGTATTTACAATCTTGATATGTATCTTATGGATGTTGTTACTGCTTATTTATATGGATCACTTGATACTGATATATACATGAAAATTCCAGAAGGATTTAAAATACCTGAGACATCAAAACCTAGAGAAATGTATGGAATTAAGTTGCAGAGATCATTGTATGGGTTAAAACAATTCGGGCGCATGTGATACAATAGACTAAGTGAATATTTACTTAAAGAAGGCTATGAAAATAATCATATTTGTCCTTGTGTCCTTATAAGAAAAACAATATCCGGATTTGTAataattgttgtttatgttgatgatttaaatatcattgggactaataaagaaatcaaagaagcgagaaattatttaaagaaagaatttgaaatgaaagatATGGGGAAAACCAGATTCTGCCTTGGTTTACAGATTGAGTATACCAAAAATGATATATTAGTACATCAATCAAATTATACAGAAAGGGTATTGAAAAGGTTCAACATGAACAAGGCAAATCCATTGAGTAGTCCAATGATGGGTAGAACACTTAATATTGAAAAAGATCCCTTTAGGCCTAAGGAAAATAATGAAGAAGATCTTGGCTCAGAAATGCCATACCTTAGTGCAGTTAGGGCACTCATGTACCTTGCTAACATTCCAAGACCCGGTATAGCTTTTGCAGTGAATTTACTAGCAAGATTCAGTTCATGCCCTACAAAAAGACATTGGAAAGGAATAAAGCATATATTTCGATATATTCGAGGTACATCTGATCttggtttattttattctaacaatacaAACTAGTTTTGCTTGGTTTTACAGATGCAAGATATTTGTAAGATCCACATAATGCTAAATTACAAACTGAGTATATATTTACATATGGTAATACTGCAATATCATGGAGATCGCAAAAGCAAACACTTGTAGCAACTTCTTAAAATCATGCTGAAGTAATCGCCCTTCATGAAGCAAGCAAAGAGTGTAGATGGTTACGATTGGTAACTAGACATATCCAAGGAGCGTCTGGTTTACCAATTGATAATAATCCAACAATTTTGTATGAATACAATGCTGCATGTGTTACCCAAATGAAAGAAGGTTACATAAAAAGTGACAGGATCAAGCATATCCCTCTGAAGTTTTTCTCATTCACACAAGAACTTGAAAGAAACAAAGAGGTTGATATTTAGTATATTCGTTCAAGTGATAACGTGGTAGATCTTTTTACAAAGGCACTTCCTACATCAGTTTTCAAGAAGCATGTACAAAATATTGGAATGCGTCACCTTCGAGATCTTTAAAGAAGAGTTATATGTGTTCTATTGAGGGGGAGCATaatgttgtactctttttccctTATTAAGGTTTTTATCCCAATGGATTTTTCCTAATAAGATTTTTAATGAGGCAACTTATGTTTCCAAATGATTCTTCTCAACAAGATTTCAATGGAGCACCGTGATAGATATTTCAAAAGGGGGgtgttataataattaaataagttattatattatttagaaatatctattcaaattttcaaacttaaaataGTAATGACAAATAATTGGTGACATATAATTTGTCAAAGATAGAATAGTAATACCAATTATTTACTTAGtataatagtaatatttttaCTAGTATAAATACCTCCCCTTGGTTTATGTAAAGACATACCATTTTTCACTTTGAATGATATAAATTACCATTCTACTTTCTTCTCCATTTTATCTTAGTTTCATATTATAACTTGATTAGTAACTAATATCATCATATTAgtttacaaatattaattaaGTTAGATCCAAACATCCGGTTTTTCTCAATATCATATTCATTCTCATTAAGCATGGTTTCTCTCTCTGTAGTATTCTTAACAACACTCAATTCATCCTTTTACCTTCTCCACATCACAAGCTGGGCACACAagtaaatagagaaaaaaatttcaaaggGGAAAATAAGAGTTACCTTCGATTTGTGCTTCTAGTCAAAGGGAGATCGTGGCTGAGTTTAAAGCTCTTGGGAGCGATGATGGCTACGGCGGATctgatgttgatgttgtgtgtCGTGGTGGTTTCGAGTGGCTTTTGCGTCAGAGATTTGTTGTTGGCACTTCTTTATTTGAATGGTGTGGTTCACTTTTGAATTTGATTCAAGTTATTGTTGTAGCTTGGTTTGAAAGTGGAgaattcttataatattgttagTGAACGAGAATAGGTTTTGGCTACTGTACGTGAGGTTGTGCACAAGTcagttaaaaattgtttttttttgtgggAGATGCTAGTGTTAAGGAGAAATTGGAAATGGTTAGTTTATGGATCGTGGATGTGAGGGAGAATGGAAAATTTACAGTGAAAGTTGTATTAGAAAATTAGGTGTATGGAAGTGAAAGTTGTTGTATTAGGTGAAAAAAAGTGGAAAATGTTAGTGAATTGTGGCTGTACGTCCAAAAACTCGTAGAGTGAATGAGGTTATTTATATTGTTTAGAAAAATAGGTTAAACCCTAAAAGAGTATAAAATTAAatctcatcaaaatcaatcaaattaataaaaaattaaaaccaatCTTATTTGATTCTCAATTTATGATTATCTTTGATCAATTCTTTCTAAAGTCTAAAAAAACTATCCTAAAATAAAAAGTGAGCAAACTCTCTTTTAATCTTTTTTCGTTTTATGATTTTTAggctattttttaaataaaagtaaaaaaagtgaaaattaattatttttaaaaatgcataatttaaaaataagaaaattgaatttaaataataaaaaaaaaatacaattttgtaatttttgaatataaatgaaaataaattaagaacTAAAGTTAGAAAAAAATTCAGAAGTGAGACTCGAACCCGAGACCTTGTACTCGCAAGCCCTGCCCTCAACTTCACTATACGCTAGGCCTTGACTTTTATTCGAAATAAGATGACATCTGCAAATAATGAggggtgggaaaattttggggtgccacagctgcccctatttaattatcctaAACTTGAAGGTGAGATTAGTGTTAtcctttcgaacattcaatgtGTAAGGTAATTAAATACCAAAAGAACCAGAAAATTTGCACTCTGGAAAGAAGAAAGTGGTGTATGAAATATGAAATGAGCAGACTCAGATCTCTACGGGGAATATAGTGCCACAAAAGATAAACTATTAATAGAATGAGTAAAAGACTTAATGAAAGAGACTGCATGGGTAAAAAAGGTGACAATCATGAAAGATATTCAGATaagtgaaattctggtatgacagactcaaatgtaattcacgatgtcaagacatctgatctgttattaatgtagcagaggcagaatagaaagatccctcatttattaattactcctaaaccgga
Encoded proteins:
- the LOC131659294 gene encoding uncharacterized protein LOC131659294, coding for MSNLKHQFKILSITGDNFITWNNDLIEYLTCEGLNKILEGENSGKSKDDPDEMEKRKSKVNRIIKHHLDNGLQTEYSNAKDPKILWDKIKARFGHQKKVLLPSLVDQWNKLRFQDYKTVIAYNSAMHQIVSQLEFCGKIITEKEKLEKTFSTFHASQVLLQQQYKMREYTEYSDLVAALLAAEQNNELLIKNHQARPTGTMPYPETNAITFNRGRGGFNRLKIHGGHVHFDGNNGHAHFDGHN